The Pseudomonadota bacterium genome includes a region encoding these proteins:
- a CDS encoding RluA family pseudouridine synthase produces the protein MAADRVERRAVIACESAGGRLDAALAELWPEFSRSRIAGWIRDGAIRLDGRSIKPRHRLEGGERVTLSAELQPHDQTRPEAIALSVLHSDPAFLVIDKPPGLVVHPGSGNRSGTLVNALLHHDPALAPLPRAGLVHRLDKDTSGCLLVARTTASHAALVAALKRREISRRYQALVWGDLIAGGTVDAPLGRHPVDRRRQIVRLDGRPARSHYRIARKLAGATLLEVMLETGRTHQIRVHMAHIRHPIVGDPVYGRRGAPAGLTPSQRMLWQAFPRQALHARELAFPHPTDGRPVAVRAPLPEDLARLLAGLSHEAPAHDAS, from the coding sequence ATGGCGGCTGATCGCGTTGAGCGTCGGGCAGTGATTGCCTGCGAGTCGGCGGGTGGTCGCCTGGATGCGGCTCTGGCCGAGCTGTGGCCGGAGTTCTCGCGCAGCCGCATTGCCGGCTGGATTCGCGATGGCGCAATTCGCCTCGACGGGCGCTCGATCAAGCCGCGTCATCGGCTGGAAGGCGGCGAGCGGGTTACCCTGTCTGCCGAACTTCAGCCGCACGACCAAACCCGGCCCGAGGCCATCGCGCTGTCGGTCCTGCATTCGGATCCGGCCTTCCTGGTCATCGACAAGCCGCCCGGCCTCGTCGTTCACCCGGGCTCGGGCAACCGCAGCGGTACCCTGGTCAATGCGCTGCTCCACCACGATCCGGCGCTGGCGCCGCTGCCGCGGGCAGGACTGGTGCACCGGCTCGACAAGGACACCAGCGGCTGTCTGCTGGTGGCCAGGACGACGGCCAGTCATGCGGCACTGGTGGCAGCGCTGAAGCGGCGGGAGATCAGCCGGCGCTACCAGGCGCTGGTATGGGGCGATCTGATCGCCGGCGGCACCGTCGATGCGCCGCTCGGCCGCCACCCTGTCGATCGGCGTCGCCAGATCGTGCGCCTGGACGGGCGTCCGGCACGCAGCCACTATCGCATTGCGCGCAAACTGGCCGGTGCCACCTTGCTGGAGGTCATGCTCGAGACCGGCAGAACGCACCAGATTCGTGTTCATATGGCGCATATCAGGCATCCCATCGTCGGCGATCCGGTCTACGGCCGGCGCGGCGCACCGGCCGGCCTGACGCCGTCGCAGCGCATGCTGTGGCAGGCCTTCCCGCGCCAGGCGCTGCACGCGCGTGAGCTGGCCTTCCCGCACCCGACGGATGGTCGGCCGGTGGCGGTGCGCGCGCCGCTGCCCGAGGATCTGGCGCGTCTGCTGGCCGGCCTGAGTCACGAGGCGCCGGCGCATGATGCGTCCTGA
- a CDS encoding CTP synthase — protein sequence MTSLIFVTGGVVSSLGKGIAAASLGSILEARGLRVTLLKLDPYINVDPGTMSPFQHGEVFVTEDGAETDLDLGHYERFVRTRMSQRNNFTTGRIYANVIAKERRGDYLGSTVQVIPHITDEIKDSVNQAVEGYDVALIEIGGTVGDIESLPFLEAIRQLGTEYGRQALFMHLTLVPYLKAANEIKTKPTQHSVKELRSIGIQPDVLLCRCERMLSDDERRKIALFTNVLHEAVISAVDVDSIYKIPLFYHRQGLDRFVLDRLGIKAVVPDLSDWENVVEALTRPAHEITVAMVGKYVEHADAYKSLNEALISGGLADRVRVRIRPVESEEIEANGVAVLDGVDAILVPGGFGERGFEGKIMAIRHARLNGIPYLGICLGLQAAVVEFARNVCGLENANSTEIDPETPHPVIGLITEWLDEKGRRELRDEKVDLGGTMRLGAQRCQLQPRTLSRKLYGRDEVLERHRHRYEFNNTYRDVLTGHGMVLAGLSGDGTLVEMIELPDHPWFVACQFHPEFTSTPREGHPLFTGFVRAALERHQTGGGKVARVAEA from the coding sequence ATGACCTCTCTGATTTTCGTTACCGGTGGTGTGGTGTCGTCGCTCGGCAAGGGCATTGCCGCAGCGTCGCTCGGGTCCATTCTCGAGGCCCGCGGGCTGCGCGTGACCCTGCTCAAGCTTGATCCCTACATCAACGTCGATCCGGGCACCATGAGCCCGTTCCAGCACGGCGAAGTATTCGTTACCGAAGACGGCGCCGAGACCGACCTGGACCTGGGGCATTACGAGCGTTTCGTGCGCACCCGCATGAGTCAGCGCAACAATTTCACCACCGGGCGGATCTACGCCAACGTGATCGCCAAGGAGCGCCGCGGGGACTATCTCGGATCGACCGTGCAGGTCATTCCGCACATCACCGACGAGATCAAGGATTCGGTCAATCAGGCGGTCGAGGGTTACGATGTCGCCCTGATCGAGATCGGCGGAACGGTCGGCGATATCGAATCCCTGCCGTTTCTCGAGGCCATCCGCCAGCTCGGTACTGAATACGGGCGTCAGGCCCTTTTCATGCACCTGACCCTGGTGCCCTACCTGAAGGCGGCCAACGAGATCAAGACCAAGCCGACCCAGCACTCGGTCAAGGAGCTGCGGTCCATCGGTATTCAGCCCGACGTGCTGCTGTGCCGCTGTGAGCGGATGCTGTCCGACGATGAGCGACGCAAGATCGCGTTGTTTACCAACGTCCTGCACGAGGCGGTGATCTCGGCGGTTGACGTTGACTCGATCTACAAGATACCGCTGTTCTACCACCGCCAGGGGCTTGACCGTTTCGTGCTCGATCGACTCGGCATCAAGGCTGTCGTGCCCGACCTGAGCGACTGGGAAAACGTTGTCGAAGCCCTGACCCGTCCGGCCCACGAGATCACCGTGGCGATGGTGGGCAAGTATGTCGAGCATGCCGATGCCTACAAGTCGCTGAACGAGGCGCTGATCTCCGGTGGTCTGGCTGACCGTGTTCGGGTCCGTATCCGGCCGGTTGAATCTGAGGAGATCGAGGCGAACGGGGTGGCCGTGCTCGACGGCGTCGATGCCATCCTGGTGCCAGGTGGATTCGGCGAGCGCGGGTTCGAAGGCAAGATCATGGCCATTCGGCATGCGCGCCTCAACGGCATACCGTACCTGGGAATCTGCCTCGGGCTGCAGGCGGCGGTGGTCGAATTCGCGCGCAACGTTTGCGGGCTGGAAAACGCCAATTCAACCGAAATCGATCCGGAAACGCCGCATCCGGTCATCGGCCTGATCACCGAATGGCTTGACGAGAAGGGGCGGCGTGAGCTGCGTGACGAAAAAGTCGATCTGGGCGGGACCATGCGACTGGGAGCGCAGCGCTGTCAGCTGCAGCCCAGGACGCTGTCGCGCAAGCTCTATGGCCGTGATGAGGTGCTCGAGCGACATCGCCATCGCTACGAGTTCAACAACACCTACCGTGATGTGCTGACCGGGCACGGCATGGTGCTGGCCGGCTTGTCGGGCGACGGCACCCTGGTCGAGATGATCGAGCTGCCGGATCATCCGTGGTTCGTGGCCTGCCAGTTTCACCCCGAGTTTACTTCGACGCCGCGCGAGGGGCATCCGCTGTTTACCGGTTTCGTGCGCGCGGCACTCGAGCGCCATCAGACCGGTGGCGGCAAGGTGGCTCGAGTGGCGGAAGCATGA
- the kdsA gene encoding 3-deoxy-8-phosphooctulonate synthase: MKIAGFEVGLDQPLLLIAGPDTLESEALCVEVAGYLRAVTDRFGVPYVFKGSFDKANRTSIKSYRGPGLDEGLKILEAVRSQIGVPVLTDVHEDTPLEAVAAVVDVLQTPAFLCRQTNFIQNVARCGKPVNIKKGQFLSPWEMRQVVDKAREAGNDQLMVCERGYMFGYNNLVVDMRSLAIMRETGCPVVFDASHSVQLPGGQGESSGGMREHIPVLARAAAGVGVAGVFCETHPRPDQALCDGPNSMRLSDMEGLLEQLIAIDRVVKDL; this comes from the coding sequence ATGAAGATTGCCGGGTTCGAGGTTGGACTCGACCAACCGCTGCTGCTGATTGCCGGACCGGATACGCTGGAATCCGAGGCGCTGTGTGTGGAGGTAGCCGGTTACCTCAGGGCCGTCACCGATCGGTTCGGCGTGCCCTATGTCTTCAAGGGATCATTCGACAAGGCCAACCGGACCTCGATCAAGAGCTACCGCGGACCGGGGCTCGACGAGGGCCTGAAAATACTCGAGGCCGTCAGGTCGCAGATCGGCGTTCCGGTGCTCACCGACGTGCACGAGGATACACCGCTGGAGGCGGTTGCCGCGGTCGTCGATGTGCTGCAGACGCCGGCCTTTCTGTGCCGGCAGACCAATTTCATCCAGAACGTGGCGCGCTGCGGCAAGCCGGTCAATATCAAGAAGGGACAGTTTCTCTCGCCCTGGGAAATGAGGCAGGTCGTCGACAAGGCCCGCGAGGCCGGCAACGACCAGCTCATGGTCTGTGAGCGCGGCTACATGTTCGGCTACAACAACCTGGTTGTCGACATGCGCTCGCTGGCGATCATGCGCGAGACCGGCTGCCCGGTTGTCTTTGACGCCAGCCACTCGGTGCAGCTGCCCGGCGGACAGGGTGAGTCTTCCGGCGGCATGCGCGAGCACATCCCCGTGCTGGCCCGTGCGGCGGCGGGTGTTGGAGTGGCCGGCGTGTTCTGCGAGACACACCCCAGGCCTGACCAGGCACTGTGCGACGGTCCCAACTCGATGCGGCTGTCCGACATGGAAGGGCTACTCGAGCAACTCATCGCCATCGACCGGGTGGTCAAGGACCTTTAG
- the eno gene encoding phosphopyruvate hydratase, producing the protein MKITQIRALEILDSRGNPTLEAEVHTDGGCLGRAAVPSGASTGTREAVERRDGGPRYGGRGVADAVAAVNGEIADALRGMPVRDQAAIDKRLIELDGTENKSRLGANALLGVSLAAAHAAAHAEGRALWQHLLETSGRQPSLPVPMMNILNGGAHADNRVDIQEFMIMPVGLPDFPTALQAGVEVFHALRAILRQRGLNTAVGDEGGFAPDLSSNEAALELLMTAIAEAGYTAGRDIVLALDVASSEFYRDGQYVLDAEGRAFDSAAFVDYLEDIVVRYPVVSIEDGMSEDDWEGWAVLTERIGSRVQLVGDDLFVTNTQILRRGIDERIGNAILIKPNQIGTLSETLDAIAMARNAAFGTIISHRSGETEDVTIADLAVATDAGQIKTGSLCRSDRVAKYNQLLRIHAQLGDRAQYRGPAVLDQNGR; encoded by the coding sequence ATGAAAATCACTCAAATCAGAGCGCTCGAAATTCTCGATTCCCGCGGCAACCCCACGCTGGAAGCCGAGGTTCATACCGACGGGGGTTGCCTGGGCCGCGCGGCGGTCCCGTCCGGTGCCTCGACCGGAACCCGGGAGGCCGTCGAGCGGCGCGACGGCGGTCCTCGCTACGGTGGCAGGGGCGTTGCCGATGCCGTGGCCGCGGTCAACGGCGAAATTGCCGATGCGCTCCGGGGCATGCCGGTCAGGGATCAGGCGGCCATTGACAAGCGTCTGATCGAGCTCGACGGCACCGAAAACAAGTCGCGGCTGGGTGCCAACGCGCTGCTCGGGGTGTCGCTGGCCGCAGCCCACGCCGCCGCGCACGCCGAAGGTCGCGCACTGTGGCAGCATCTGCTGGAGACCTCCGGACGGCAGCCGAGCCTGCCGGTTCCGATGATGAACATTCTCAACGGCGGCGCTCATGCCGATAACCGGGTCGATATCCAGGAGTTCATGATCATGCCGGTCGGGTTGCCGGATTTTCCGACCGCGCTTCAGGCCGGCGTCGAGGTGTTTCATGCGCTCCGGGCCATTTTGCGCCAGCGCGGCCTGAATACCGCCGTCGGCGATGAGGGCGGGTTTGCCCCGGACCTGTCCTCGAACGAGGCCGCGCTTGAATTGCTGATGACCGCGATCGCCGAGGCCGGCTACACGGCGGGCCGGGACATCGTGCTGGCCCTCGACGTGGCCTCCAGCGAGTTCTATCGCGATGGTCAATACGTGCTTGATGCCGAAGGTCGAGCCTTCGACAGCGCTGCTTTCGTCGACTATCTTGAGGACATCGTCGTACGCTATCCGGTGGTATCGATCGAAGACGGCATGAGCGAGGACGACTGGGAAGGCTGGGCGGTGCTGACCGAACGCATTGGATCACGCGTGCAGCTGGTTGGCGACGACCTGTTCGTGACCAATACGCAGATCCTCAGGCGCGGCATCGATGAGCGCATCGGCAACGCCATCCTGATCAAGCCCAATCAGATCGGCACGCTGTCGGAAACGCTCGATGCCATCGCCATGGCGCGCAATGCCGCCTTCGGCACCATCATCTCGCATCGCTCGGGCGAAACCGAGGATGTGACCATCGCCGACCTGGCCGTGGCCACCGATGCCGGTCAGATCAAGACCGGCTCGCTGTGTCGCTCCGACCGCGTGGCCAAATACAATCAGCTGCTGCGCATTCACGCGCAGCTGGGCGATCGCGCGCAATATCGCGGACCGGCGGTGCTCGATCAGAATGGCAGGTGA
- a CDS encoding Fe(3+) ABC transporter substrate-binding protein — MSRTHSSLAGLMAVALLLSACGNQPEPQPQTDTAESGPERLVVYTSRQPHLIEPLFDRYSEKTGIDIDYINDSEAALIERLATEGATTRADVFMTVDAGNLWHAAERGLLRPVRSSQLEQSIPDALRDSRDRWFGLSVRARTIVYHPERVDPAELSTYEDLADERWAGRLCLRTSQKVYNQSLVAMMIEHHGEQKTESIVSGWVANLATDPFSSDTRLIEAVEAGQCDVGIVNTYYLGRKIADDPDYPVALFWANQETSGVHVNISGAGVTRHAPNPDAAIALLEWLASSEAQAEFAESNLEFPANPAVEPRGLVRDWGEFRADDTPLPVAGQRQAEAVRLMDRAGYR; from the coding sequence ATGTCACGAACGCACTCCAGCCTGGCCGGCCTGATGGCCGTTGCCCTGTTGCTGTCGGCCTGCGGCAACCAGCCCGAACCGCAGCCGCAGACCGATACGGCGGAATCAGGGCCCGAGCGTCTGGTTGTCTATACTTCGCGCCAGCCGCATCTGATCGAGCCGTTGTTTGATCGCTACTCGGAAAAGACCGGCATCGATATCGACTACATCAACGACAGTGAGGCGGCGCTGATCGAGCGCCTGGCCACCGAGGGTGCCACGACCCGCGCTGATGTCTTCATGACGGTCGATGCCGGCAATCTGTGGCACGCCGCCGAGCGGGGGCTGCTGCGCCCGGTTCGCTCATCGCAGCTTGAGCAGTCGATCCCCGACGCCCTGCGCGATTCCCGGGATCGCTGGTTTGGCCTGTCGGTGCGTGCCCGCACCATTGTCTATCACCCCGAACGAGTCGATCCGGCCGAGCTGTCGACCTACGAGGACCTGGCCGATGAGCGCTGGGCCGGGCGGCTGTGCCTGCGGACCTCGCAGAAGGTCTATAACCAGTCGCTGGTGGCGATGATGATCGAGCACCACGGCGAGCAGAAGACCGAATCCATCGTATCGGGCTGGGTCGCCAATCTGGCCACCGACCCATTCTCTTCGGATACGCGCCTGATCGAGGCGGTTGAAGCCGGCCAGTGTGATGTGGGTATCGTCAACACCTACTATCTCGGCCGCAAGATTGCCGACGACCCCGACTACCCGGTCGCGCTGTTCTGGGCCAACCAGGAAACCAGCGGCGTTCATGTCAATATCTCCGGAGCCGGTGTGACGCGCCATGCGCCGAATCCGGATGCGGCGATTGCGCTGCTTGAGTGGCTGGCGTCCAGTGAAGCGCAGGCCGAATTCGCCGAGAGCAACCTCGAGTTTCCGGCCAATCCTGCGGTCGAGCCGCGCGGGCTGGTGCGGGACTGGGGCGAGTTTCGTGCCGACGACACCCCGTTGCCGGTCGCCGGTCAGCGGCAGGCCGAAGCCGTGCGCCTGATGGATCGTGCCGGCTACCGCTGA
- a CDS encoding iron ABC transporter permease: MLAASWSQPQAEIWAHLSQFLLPRLIGHTLLMLAVVGVGVSVLGIGLAWLSACCDYPLRRWLDPLLVLPLAFPTYVLAFIYLGMLDYAGPVQTSWRDWFGGATPWLFEALSRPSGVLLILVLAFYPYVYLLARAAFIGGGLAAFEASRSLGEGPYRTFLRTSLPMARPAVVAGLALALMEALADFGAVSIYGFDTFTTAIYRTWLGLFNLTAAVQLASILMLFVLLLLIAERFSRARHAGRAARRPSGHRIRLDGPRGWAAAALQLAVIALAVLLPLVQLLVWAWPDLSVAIDERLAEVVGNSMVLGLFGAVAVVCGGLMLLAATHHTSARQVMLGEIAALGYAIPGTVLAVAIMFAFLRFDQLAGTALAGGLTALVIAYLIRFVRVAWGPLDSVAGRIRPEYVEVARSLGVSRWYRLWRVNLPLLWPGLVTAFLLALVEVAKEMPATLMLRPFGWETLAVRIYELTAEGQWEMAAVPALILVVLGAIPVAVLIRSGRVRAI, encoded by the coding sequence ATGCTGGCGGCCAGCTGGAGCCAGCCACAAGCCGAAATCTGGGCGCATCTGTCGCAGTTTCTGCTGCCGCGCCTGATTGGTCACACCTTGCTGATGCTTGCCGTGGTCGGCGTGGGCGTGAGCGTGCTGGGCATCGGGCTGGCCTGGCTGTCGGCCTGCTGCGATTACCCCCTGCGGCGGTGGCTGGATCCGCTGCTGGTGCTGCCGCTGGCCTTCCCGACCTATGTGCTGGCGTTTATCTATCTCGGCATGCTCGATTACGCCGGCCCGGTGCAGACATCCTGGCGCGACTGGTTCGGCGGCGCCACGCCCTGGCTGTTCGAGGCGCTCAGCCGGCCCTCGGGCGTGCTGCTGATCCTGGTGCTGGCTTTCTATCCATACGTCTATCTGCTGGCACGGGCGGCGTTCATCGGCGGCGGGCTGGCCGCCTTCGAGGCTTCACGCAGCCTCGGAGAAGGCCCGTACCGGACCTTTCTGCGCACCAGTCTCCCAATGGCACGACCGGCCGTGGTCGCCGGGCTGGCGCTGGCACTGATGGAAGCCCTGGCCGATTTCGGAGCCGTCTCGATTTACGGTTTTGATACCTTTACCACCGCGATCTACCGGACCTGGCTGGGCCTGTTCAACCTCACCGCAGCCGTGCAGCTGGCTTCGATCCTGATGCTCTTCGTGCTGCTGCTGCTGATCGCAGAGCGTTTCAGCCGGGCACGACACGCCGGTCGGGCAGCGCGCCGCCCGAGTGGCCACCGCATTCGTCTGGACGGCCCGCGCGGCTGGGCCGCTGCCGCCCTGCAGCTTGCTGTCATCGCGCTGGCGGTACTATTGCCTCTCGTCCAGCTGCTCGTCTGGGCCTGGCCGGATCTGTCCGTGGCGATTGACGAGCGCCTGGCCGAAGTTGTCGGCAACAGCATGGTGCTGGGTCTGTTCGGTGCCGTGGCCGTGGTTTGCGGCGGCCTGATGTTGCTGGCGGCCACCCATCACACGTCCGCCCGCCAGGTGATGCTCGGCGAGATCGCCGCGCTGGGCTATGCCATTCCCGGTACGGTGCTGGCAGTGGCGATCATGTTTGCGTTTCTGCGCTTCGATCAGCTGGCCGGCACGGCGCTGGCCGGCGGCCTGACGGCTCTGGTCATCGCCTATCTGATCCGCTTTGTGCGCGTGGCCTGGGGTCCGCTCGACAGCGTCGCCGGCCGGATACGTCCAGAGTATGTCGAGGTTGCACGCAGCCTGGGCGTGTCGCGCTGGTATCGCCTGTGGCGGGTCAATCTGCCGCTGCTGTGGCCGGGCCTGGTCACGGCGTTCCTGCTCGCCCTGGTCGAGGTGGCCAAGGAGATGCCGGCCACCCTGATGCTGCGTCCGTTTGGCTGGGAAACGCTGGCGGTGCGGATTTACGAGCTCACCGCAGAGGGTCAGTGGGAAATGGCAGCGGTGCCGGCGCTGATCCTGGTCGTGCTGGGCGCGATCCCGGTGGCGGTACTGATCCGGTCCGGGCGCGTTCGGGCGATATAA
- the gcvT gene encoding glycine cleavage system aminomethyltransferase GcvT, with translation MTARTPLYDAHLEAGGKMVEFAGWALPIHYGSQIDEHRVVRAAAGMFDVSHMTVVDIRGAQARSFLRRLLANDVARLGERGQALYGCMLNEQGGVIDDLITYWIEDDFYRTVVNAATRKDDLDWMHRVAAGSDVEISEREDLAMVAVQGPAARDRVIAVLGARESASLQPFRATTHGDYFIARTGYTGEDGFELLMPAGEAAGFWRALSRAGVQPCGLGARDSLRLEAGLNLYGQDMDTTTTPLESNLGWTVAFEPSEREFIGREALERQKENGVPRQLVGLVLGHGGIPRTGAVVLTPAGEGQVTSGVFGPSTQCPVALARIPAGEFDEVAVELRGRKLTARVVKPPFVRQGKVRI, from the coding sequence ATGACAGCCCGAACCCCGCTCTATGACGCGCACCTCGAAGCCGGCGGCAAGATGGTCGAGTTTGCTGGCTGGGCGCTGCCCATTCACTACGGATCCCAGATCGACGAGCATCGCGTCGTGCGCGCGGCGGCCGGCATGTTCGACGTTTCGCACATGACGGTTGTCGACATTCGCGGTGCTCAGGCCCGATCGTTTCTGCGTCGGCTGCTGGCCAACGACGTGGCCCGGCTGGGTGAGAGAGGGCAGGCGCTCTATGGCTGCATGCTCAATGAGCAGGGCGGGGTGATCGACGACCTGATCACCTACTGGATCGAGGACGACTTCTATCGCACGGTGGTCAACGCCGCCACGCGCAAAGACGACCTGGACTGGATGCACCGCGTGGCGGCGGGTTCTGACGTCGAGATCAGCGAGCGCGAGGACCTGGCGATGGTGGCTGTTCAGGGGCCGGCAGCACGAGACAGGGTCATTGCGGTGCTGGGCGCGCGCGAGTCCGCATCACTCCAGCCCTTCCGCGCCACGACCCACGGCGACTATTTCATCGCCCGCACCGGCTACACCGGCGAGGACGGTTTCGAGCTGCTGATGCCGGCCGGGGAGGCTGCAGGGTTCTGGCGGGCACTGTCGCGGGCCGGTGTACAGCCCTGTGGACTGGGTGCCCGCGACAGCCTGCGTCTTGAGGCCGGCCTGAATCTCTACGGGCAGGACATGGATACCACCACGACGCCGCTGGAGTCCAATCTGGGCTGGACGGTGGCCTTCGAGCCGTCAGAGCGTGAGTTCATCGGCCGCGAGGCGCTCGAGCGGCAGAAAGAAAACGGTGTTCCCCGTCAGCTCGTCGGGCTGGTGCTCGGCCACGGCGGCATTCCGCGAACCGGCGCCGTGGTCCTCACGCCGGCCGGCGAAGGGCAGGTGACCAGCGGTGTGTTCGGGCCGAGTACACAGTGTCCGGTCGCCCTGGCACGCATCCCGGCCGGCGAGTTCGACGAGGTGGCGGTCGAACTGCGCGGCCGCAAGCTCACCGCCCGCGTGGTCAAGCCGCCTTTTGTGAGACAGGGCAAGGTGCGGATCTGA
- a CDS encoding asparaginase, whose amino-acid sequence MNKLKILTTGGTIDKIYYDDKSDYQIGEPEIGRILKVMNVAFEWEIHALLRKDSLDLGDDDRALIRQAVMNSEDKYFLITHGTDTMVETARALGEAGDRVIVMTGALNPARFIDSDAVFNIGCAVGAVQAMPPGVWIAMNGRIWNPGTVRKNRAANRFEAAG is encoded by the coding sequence TTGAACAAGCTCAAGATCCTCACCACAGGCGGCACGATTGACAAGATCTACTATGACGACAAGTCCGATTATCAGATCGGGGAACCGGAGATCGGACGCATCCTCAAGGTCATGAACGTCGCCTTTGAATGGGAGATTCATGCACTGCTCAGAAAGGACTCGCTCGATCTGGGCGACGACGACCGGGCACTCATCCGTCAGGCCGTGATGAACAGCGAGGACAAATACTTCCTGATCACCCACGGAACCGACACCATGGTGGAGACGGCCAGAGCCCTGGGCGAAGCCGGCGATCGCGTCATCGTCATGACCGGCGCGCTCAACCCGGCCCGCTTCATCGACTCCGACGCAGTGTTCAACATCGGTTGTGCCGTAGGCGCAGTCCAGGCCATGCCGCCGGGCGTTTGGATCGCCATGAATGGTCGCATCTGGAATCCGGGCACGGTGCGCAAGAATCGCGCTGCCAACCGCTTCGAGGCGGCTGGATAG
- a CDS encoding DUF2069 domain-containing protein — MTAARVRLLAVAGLLLLQPLWFAWLAPPTVLPPGIVTTVTATPLAILLIGLWRGGRFETVLTGCVLLIYFCYAVMEAWVGGPAQVPAMIQIALVVVFFSALPWRRPPPAGSTPGPS; from the coding sequence ATGACGGCCGCACGCGTTCGCCTGCTCGCCGTTGCCGGTCTGTTGCTGCTCCAGCCGCTCTGGTTTGCGTGGCTGGCGCCGCCGACGGTACTGCCACCAGGGATCGTGACAACAGTCACCGCCACCCCGCTGGCCATCTTGCTGATCGGCCTCTGGCGTGGCGGCCGGTTCGAGACCGTGCTGACCGGCTGCGTGCTCCTGATCTATTTCTGCTACGCGGTCATGGAAGCCTGGGTGGGCGGCCCGGCGCAAGTGCCCGCCATGATCCAGATCGCGCTTGTGGTCGTATTCTTCTCGGCCTTGCCCTGGCGCAGACCACCACCGGCAGGATCGACCCCGGGCCCGTCCTGA
- the wrbA gene encoding NAD(P)H:quinone oxidoreductase encodes MIEVLVLCHSVHGNTLAMAREVARGVESQTDCVARLRSVAPITSALAPKPAGPPDRGPALVEADDLRACHGLVLGSPTRFGNMAAAVKYFLDGTSAEWFSGTLAGKPAGVFTSTATLHGGQESTLLSMMVPLLHHGMLIVGLPYTLPELSSTESGGTPYGASHLAGSDSARELDSTERRLCRALGVRVARFARQLAPL; translated from the coding sequence GTGATCGAGGTGCTCGTTCTCTGCCATTCGGTGCACGGCAACACCCTGGCCATGGCCCGGGAGGTCGCGCGTGGCGTCGAGAGCCAGACCGATTGTGTGGCGCGCCTGCGCAGCGTGGCCCCGATCACCTCGGCCCTGGCACCGAAGCCTGCCGGCCCGCCCGACCGTGGTCCGGCGTTGGTCGAAGCGGACGATCTGCGCGCCTGTCACGGACTGGTGCTCGGCAGTCCAACCCGGTTCGGCAACATGGCCGCAGCGGTCAAGTACTTCCTCGACGGCACCAGCGCCGAGTGGTTTTCCGGGACCCTGGCCGGCAAGCCGGCCGGCGTGTTCACCTCCACCGCCACGCTGCACGGTGGGCAGGAGTCAACCCTGTTGAGCATGATGGTGCCGCTGCTGCACCACGGCATGCTGATCGTCGGCCTGCCCTACACGCTGCCAGAGCTGAGCAGCACCGAAAGCGGCGGCACACCTTACGGCGCGAGCCATCTGGCCGGCAGCGACAGCGCGCGTGAACTCGATTCGACCGAGCGACGACTATGCCGGGCGCTGGGCGTGCGAGTCGCCCGGTTTGCCCGGCAGCTGGCCCCGTTATGA
- the arsC gene encoding arsenate reductase (glutaredoxin) (This arsenate reductase requires both glutathione and glutaredoxin to convert arsenate to arsenite, after which the efflux transporter formed by ArsA and ArsB can extrude the arsenite from the cell, providing resistance.) → MSVKIYHNPRCSKSRAALAMIRERGIEPEIIDYLQEPPSVEQLEHITQALGVEPQALLRRSEPDFSELGLDPHLDDGQHILAAIHDHPRLLQRPIVMVDGRGRIGRPPEVIAEILP, encoded by the coding sequence ATGTCTGTCAAGATTTACCATAATCCACGCTGTTCCAAGAGCCGCGCCGCGCTGGCGATGATCCGTGAACGCGGCATCGAACCCGAAATCATCGACTATTTGCAAGAGCCGCCTTCGGTCGAACAGCTCGAGCATATCACCCAGGCACTGGGCGTCGAGCCGCAGGCGCTGCTTCGGCGCAGCGAACCGGACTTTAGTGAACTCGGCCTCGACCCGCATCTGGACGACGGCCAGCACATTCTGGCCGCAATTCATGACCATCCCAGGCTGCTGCAGCGGCCGATCGTGATGGTCGATGGGCGGGGCCGAATTGGTCGTCCGCCGGAAGTCATTGCCGAGATTCTGCCGTGA